In one Candidatus Omnitrophota bacterium genomic region, the following are encoded:
- a CDS encoding carbohydrate ABC transporter permease — MKNSAYYKIKKAILNSFIHLFLISVAITCLYPLLWMVCASFKTQDTIFSSGSLIPRKFHFENYFNAWQQGGFGGNFLNSIFYTVSVVLGIVVIASLAGYAFSRFRFPGKNVMFLTFIAAMMIPIPGSFVALYVLLNKLQLRDTSIGYILCMINVGLSSSIFLLKTFFDKMPKELEDAARIDGCSKIGIWWHVALPFARPMIAVVVVFNALNVWNEYVLALVIFDNKSLMPLQRALVLFQGEFLTNYPLLMAGLTITALPIIIVYLLMQKHIVRGVIQASVFE, encoded by the coding sequence ATGAAAAACAGCGCTTATTACAAGATAAAGAAAGCCATTTTAAATTCCTTCATCCACTTATTTCTTATTAGTGTGGCTATTACCTGCCTTTATCCGTTATTGTGGATGGTTTGCGCAAGTTTCAAGACGCAAGATACGATTTTTTCAAGCGGTTCACTGATCCCGCGTAAATTTCATTTTGAAAACTATTTTAATGCCTGGCAACAAGGCGGATTCGGGGGGAATTTCTTAAACAGTATTTTCTATACTGTTTCGGTTGTGCTTGGGATCGTGGTTATTGCTTCTCTGGCGGGGTATGCTTTTTCCCGTTTTCGTTTTCCCGGGAAGAATGTGATGTTTTTAACTTTTATAGCGGCGATGATGATCCCTATTCCAGGAAGCTTTGTGGCGCTATACGTGCTCTTAAATAAATTACAATTAAGAGATACCTCTATCGGTTATATTTTATGCATGATCAATGTTGGCTTATCAAGCAGCATATTCCTGCTTAAAACCTTTTTTGACAAGATGCCAAAAGAGCTTGAGGACGCCGCGCGCATTGATGGTTGTTCCAAAATCGGCATCTGGTGGCATGTGGCATTGCCTTTTGCCAGGCCGATGATTGCGGTGGTGGTGGTTTTTAACGCGCTTAATGTTTGGAATGAATATGTTTTGGCCCTTGTGATATTTGACAATAAAAGCCTGATGCCGCTTCAGCGGGCATTAGTTTTGTTTCAGGGGGAATTTTTGACTAATTACCCGCTTTTGATGGCGGGATTGACTATAACCGCGCTTCCTATAATTATAGTGTATTTATTAATGCAGAAGCATATTGTCAGGGGAGTGATCCAAGCCAGCGTATTTGAATAA